In Panacibacter microcysteis, the genomic stretch GCATACGAAAGCGTAAAAAATGGTGCACTGGGCCGAATATTGTGGGCAAAGTCGAGAGAAACACACCCTGGCCCGCACAGCGACTGGTTTTGGAACATAGAACTTGCCGGCGGCGGTTGCATACTCGATCTTGGCTGCCATTGTATAGAAATAACAAGATCATTTATAGGAAAAGACATAAAGCCGCTTGAAGTAATGTGCTGGGCAGATACACAGGTAAAACCGATTGATGCGGAAGACCACGCCATTGGACTTATTAAATATGAAAACGGCGCCATTGCACAGTTTGAGGTAAGCTGGGCTTTTCGTGGTGGCATGGATCTTAGGGATGAAGTAATGGGAACAGAAGGAACGATCTGGATCAACAATTTCCTGCGCACAGGCATGGATATGTTTACAACCGGTAAAGGCGCAGATTACGTGGCAGAAAAAGCGGAAAGCAATACGGGATGGCTTTTCCCGGTTGGCGATGAGGTAAACGACCTTGGCTACAACCACATGTTTACCGAAATGTTCAATTGCATTGAAAATGGTACTGAGCCACGTGAAACATTTTACGACGGCTACGTTGTAAATGCCATTATTGACGCGGCCTATAAAAGTGCCAAAACAAAACAATGGGAGCCCGTACAACTCGAAGTATGGCGTGGCAAAGAAGGGCTTACAAAGGAAAGTACGCTTGTAGACTACGACGCAGACCATTACCTTATAAAAGATGAAATTACCCATTATGGCAGCCGGAAAGTGGTGCTAAAACATAAACAAACAGGTAAAATTGAAGAACGTGTACTATCGTAAATTAAATTAATCTTACACATTGTAAAGGCGCAGCATTAAAACTGCGCTTTTTTTATGTTATAAAATTGCAGTGCATACGTACAAGAAGCACTGGCATAGCCTGTTAGAGAGCGCGGCCTCTTAAAGAGAAATTAAAAATCATTTAAGGTTAATTTCAATATTAAAAAATATTGGTACATTTAAAATATCGTAAATCCATCTAAAACCATTTTAATATGGAAACAAAAAATGAAGCTGCTGACATGCAGCGTACCGAAGGCCGCGACATAGGAAATATTCTGTATGCGGTTGTACTTACTACCGGATTTATCGCACTCATTTTGTTTGCCATTTTCGGTAATTATTAAACATCATTTACAAAATCAATTCGTTCGCCGATGAAATGAACTGTACACTTTTTTTGAATGCATTAATTCAGTAAAAGAGCTTTTTTTTAAAGCTCTTTTTTAATGCGCTCAAATGTGAAGCAGTACACAAAGAACACTACCTATTATTGTTCCATATAAGATTGAAAAAACCAGCAAATTCCTTCTTTTACCAAGCTTGTACACTTCTTCAAGCGGAGATGAATGATTTTTTTTCACAGGTCTTTTTCTTAGCAAGTTGTAACAGATGCAACAGTGCTTTTTTTCATTGTTTACGGGCATGATCAGCATTTTGTTTGCAGCCGGGCGCAGCTTCAAAGCTGTACCGGGCCAGGTTTTTCATTCGGGCTGCAAAGAAACGATGGCTTCAATTATAAAAAAATACAATATTTATTCATCTTTAAAATACCGTAGCCGCTGATACTGAATGACACATGTCAAACAAAAGCGCACAAATGTTAAAATTAAGAAAGGTTGCTCGCCGGCAACCTTTCTGCATTACAAACAAATCGCACATTATTACCAAACACCTGTTGTCAGACCCTTACACCGGAGCCAAAAAAGTACCTGTAAATACGCTTTGAAAAACGCCGCTACAGTACTACCCGGTTTTAACATTGATATTGGATGATCGCAAAACGTTTACTAACTATTCAACGTTTGATGATACAAAGTAACATCAACCACAGCCGGCATAAAATAGAACAACCTGCTAAAAAAATGTACTATAGCCCAGTACGCTTTTGTAGAATTATAACTACCGCTGTCATTGTATTGCTACTTCTGTGCAGGTAACTGTGTATAACATAACAAGCTGACAGGTAAGAAGAGTGGATTTATGTACCAGGCTGTATTGCTGCTATGGAGCTTTGGTTGCGTCGCACACTTGTACGGTAGTATATATATTCAGCAAGTGCGAAGATTGAAGCGAAAAAATTTAATACAAGGAAAGTATATGATTTCAGTTAAACAATCTGAAAGCACCAAACACCAGGGCAAATACCGTAATAGTAATAGCCGCAATTACGCCGGCCAGCACAAATGGATGAGTAGCCACGTTATTGCTAAGAGATTTGCTTTTTTGATGCTTTGCCCGTTTATCGTGCTTTACCGGTGTGTTCATACAGCTTTTTAACTAAGAGCCAAACACCAGCTATTTCCATAAAAGGATCATGGTAAAAACGCCGGCAATAAAAAATGCAGAGAAAAAATAAAAAAGTCTGCAGTCTTTTGTAACCTTTCTGCATTATTCAGGTAACCATACTAAAGAGTTTCATAAACGCGTGGATAAGCTAACAGACGAGAAAATTATGTACGAAGTTCAGCACGGGCAATTGTCAGCAATGACAGAATTGTTCGATCGTTATCATGTGCCGGTATATAACTTTTTCCTTCGTTTAACAATGGACAGAAGCACCAGTGAAGATCTTACGCAGAATCTCTTTTACCGGATTATCCGCTACAGGCAGTCTTTCAGCACCACAGCAGGTACATTTAAATCGTGGATGTACCAGATGGCAAGAAACCTGCACGCAGACCACTGTCGCAATAAACAGCGCATGGCTGCAGTTGAACGGCAAACAGATTCTTTTGAAGACATAGCCGATCTTAAACATGGATTTGAAGAAAGTGATTTTAAAAAACTTAAAAACGCACTCTCTGCACTTGGATCTGTAGACCGCGAACTGATTGTACTAAGCCGGTATGAAGGATTGAAATATGCAGATATCGCAAAAATGAAAAACATGTCTTTAGGTTCTGTAAAAGTGCAGATACACCGCGCACTTAAACAACTACGGCATTTTTATTTTAACCAGGAAAATGATCGATGATGGACTGTTACAAAACCGAATCTTTACTGATCGATTACATAGATGAACAGCTTAACGCCAGTGAAAAAAGAGCTGTAGAGCAGCACTTGCAGGGCTGCGAATCATGCAGTATTGTACTGGAAGAATATCGCCGGTTGTTTGGCTCTATTGAAAAACATGCGGAAGAAAAACCCGGACCTGCTTTGCGCGAAAAGTTTGACATCATGCTGAAGACAGAACTCGCCATTGCAACCACTGCAAACATTGCGAAGGATGAAACAAAGGCCAAGGTGTTGCCTCTTAAACAAAGACCATTATGGCTAAGCGTTGCAGCCAGCGTTATACTCGTTGTAATGGGTGCCGTTGCAGGCATGCAAATAAAAACACACGATCAACCTGCTGTTGAGATTACGGAACTGAGAACGGAGATAAAAGAAATGAAGGAAGCACTGCTTTTCAGTATGCTGAATGAAGAATCAGCAAGTGACAGAATACAGGCGGTAAGCTATGCAGACGAAATCAGTAACCCGGACAGCAAAGTAATAAATGCGTTGCTGGGTGTAATGAACGAGGATAAAAATGTGAATGTTCGCCTTGCAGCATTGTACTCTATAGCACGGTATGCCGACCAATTTAAACTAAGCGACTCGCTTGTAGCCTCCCTCAAAAGGCAAACAGAACCACTGATGCAGATTGCTTTGATCAATATTCTTACGGAAAAAAAGGAAAACAAAGCGGTTGGGCCAATCAAGGAAATCTTACAGGACAAAAGAACATTACAACCTGTAAAAGAAATAGCAGCAAAAGGACTTCACTTACTTTAAACATTAACTTTTTTAATAACCATTGTTGTGGCAAAACGCTTCGACAGTCATTTCATGTGCCTAAATAAATACAAAATGAAAAAAATCAATTACCTGTTCACACTAATTATTGCCCTGGGCCTGTGTGTTTTTACAAATGCACAGGAGTACAAAATTCCTGTACAGAATACGAAAGAAGGGAAAATTACACTAAATGATTTTCCACATGACCTGCCGGTAGAGGGTTATAACGGGAACGAGATCATCATTGTGTCAGATAAGGGTGGCGAACCTCCTGCAAGGGCCAAAGGTTTACAGCCTGTTTATGCGGGAGGCACAGACAATACGGGCCTTGCAGTATCGGTTGAAAAAAACGGGAATAATATAACACTGCAGTGCCTGCTGCCAATAACCAAGTCTGCTAACTATAAAATAAAAGTGCCGGACAACTTTAATGTGGAAATAAACAATGAATGCGGCAACGCCGGTGATGTAAAAGTAGCCAACATAAAAGGCGAAGTGGCTGTAAAAAACTGCCAGGCAGTAGAAGTGAAAAACGTTTCCGGGCCGCTCGTTTTATCTACGATAAGCGGCGACATAAACATCAGCTTTTCTGGTCTTCCCAAAGAAAGATCTATATCCATTGCCTCTATAAGTGGTGAGATCGATGTTACGCTCCCGGGCACCGCTGCCATGAATATTGAAATACAAACCATATCGGGTGCTATCTACTCCGACTTTGACTTCCCGGCTGATGACAAAAAGATCAAACGCATAGGCGGCAACATGATCAAAAGTTCATTGAATGGCGGTGGAGCAAGCGTTAAGATTACCAATGTTAGTGGTAACATCTACCTGCGGAAGGCTAAATAAAATACTACACACCAAATAAACAGCGACATGAAAAATACAATTGCCATCATACTTTTTTGCCTGATGACTTGCCTTACACAGGCACAGAAAATTGTTGAAAAACACATTAACTATAAAGCAGCACAGTCTGTAAAACTCAACATACAGATAGCAGATTCAATACGCATTATAACATGGGATAAAAACGAAGTATATGCAAAAGCATCTGTAGATATTAACAACAATAAAGACAACGATGTATATGTAACAACATTTGATGAAACAGGCGACAATATTATAGTAACGGCACATTTTGATGAAGCCAAAACAAAGGCAGCAAAAGAGAACGACACCTGCAGGTGCTGCTGCAATTACAACAGTAAAATATACTGGGACGTCTATGTGCCTGAAGCATCGGTATTTTCTGTTGAAACAATAAACGGTAACATTATCATTGAAGGAAGAACCCAGTCGATGAAGGTACACACGATCAGCGGATTTATTGATCTTGCGTTTGCCACGCAAAGAAAAGCTGATTTTAAAATGAGTACGATCTCAGGAACGATCTATACAGACCTTGCCATCAACAAGGCTTCAGACAAACATAAGAACAGCATCTTAACGCAGTATAATGGTGGTGGAGAAGTAATAGAACTGGAAACCATAAGCGGGGACATTTACCTTAGAAAAACACCATAGCAAACAGGGTTTTCAAAGTTTTGTTATCAATCCACTATACACAAACAGGATCGACGATCCTGTTTTTTCATGCAAATGCAGGAGGTTAAAACAGCGCGAACCTGCCGCCATATGTTGTGCTGATGAAAGGATTGCGACGCAACAGGCGATGCCATGAAATACAATTGCCGGTACCATAAAAAACGAGGCCGGTATTTGCAGCGGCGTAAAATGAAATTCATCAGCATGTAAAACCGCCAGACCTTTTTCTTCCCATCTTTTATAGGCAGCTTTTTAATTTGGCCTCATGAACACCGGCTGCATTGCTTTCTTTTTGTCGATATTGTTTATTTGCACAACACTGCAATCTTTTGCCATACAGCAACGAGACAGCAGTGTATTGCAGTTTACAGTGGTGAATGAAACCCAACAGCCTGTTGAATCGGCAGTTGTAAATGTATTGGATAATACCAAAAATTTACTGAAGACCGACCTTACGGATGCGCAGGGAGAATTTTCAATCATGCTGGCGAATGGAGGATATTGGTGCGTGATAGGATACACAGGCTATGCAGCCGATACATTCTTTGTAACACTACCACTTATTGCGGATGACAAAGCTTTAACGATTCACCTGCAACCTGTGTCGAAAAATTTACAAAATGTAACCGTAACTGCTGCCAGGCAATTGATACAATTTGAAAGGGGGAAAGTAGTTGTCAACGTAGATGCATCTCCCTCTAATGCAGGCGCAAGCATACTGGATGTACTCGAAAAATCGCCCGGTGTAACGGTAGACCGTAATGGGAGTATCAGTCTGAAAGCAAAGGCCAATGTGCTTGTTATGATTGATGGCAAACAAACTTTTCTATCGGGCGCAGACCTCAATAATTTACTAAGCAGCATGAGCGCCAGCCAGGTTGACCAGGTGGAACTCATTGCCAATCCTTCTGCACGTTATGATGCAAGCGGCAATGCGGGTATTATTAACATCAAAACAAAAAAGAGCAGGCAAAAAGGTTTCAACGGAAATGTTACAACTGCGTATAGCCAGGGCAGGTATCCTAAAAGCAATAATAGTATGGTATTAAACTACCGAACGTCTGCCATTAACACTTACCTGAATTACAGTTACAATTACAACAAATCTTACAGTGACCTGTATGCGCTGAGAACCTATACTGATGAAAACGGGAAGGCAATTGCAACCCTTGATCAGCCTACACTTTTTAAATCGGCAAGTGATAACCACAGTGTAAAAAGCGGAATTGATTTTTACGTTTCCACGAAAACTACAGTAGGTGTTGCATTCACGGGTATTTTTACAAAAAGAACAGGCAGCTCTTTTGCTACAGCGCAATGGCTTAATGAAAATGGTACACCGGATTCAAGTCTCACCACATCCAGCGCCACCAATTACAGGCTTACCAATAGTGGTGTTAACCTGAATGCCCGACATGCTTTTAATAACAAAGACGAAATCAGTATTGACCTGGATGCATTGCATTATAACATCAGCAACAAACAATTTTTCGTAAACAACTTTACCAACAGTAGTGCTACAGATGCATCAGACGGTTACCTGCCCGCAACATTAAAAATATACACGGGCAAAGTTGACTATACAAAGCAACTTACCAGGGGTAAAATAGAAACCGGCTGGAAGACTTCGCACATTAATACCGATAATCTTGCTACTTACCAGTATTACGATGGATTTACATGGCAGCCCGACTATAACAAAAGCAATCATTTTATTTACAGGGAAAATATACATGCGTTTTATGCGAATGCAGAGCAACAAGCAGGAAAATTTACTGCACAGGCAGGTGTACGTTATGAAAGCACTGCATACAAAGCAAAGCAAT encodes the following:
- a CDS encoding Gfo/Idh/MocA family protein, whose protein sequence is MKKIAMLGSGFIGRFYADSIEGQRSKDKIVSIYARKEENAKKFAADYKCQHWTTDMEEAIAHPDVDVVCIALPNYVHADAVMLCCKHKKAVVTTKPLGRTAAEALTMLRAVEEAGIFHGYLEDLVYAPKFLKAYESVKNGALGRILWAKSRETHPGPHSDWFWNIELAGGGCILDLGCHCIEITRSFIGKDIKPLEVMCWADTQVKPIDAEDHAIGLIKYENGAIAQFEVSWAFRGGMDLRDEVMGTEGTIWINNFLRTGMDMFTTGKGADYVAEKAESNTGWLFPVGDEVNDLGYNHMFTEMFNCIENGTEPRETFYDGYVVNAIIDAAYKSAKTKQWEPVQLEVWRGKEGLTKESTLVDYDADHYLIKDEITHYGSRKVVLKHKQTGKIEERVLS
- a CDS encoding sigma-70 family RNA polymerase sigma factor, translating into MDKLTDEKIMYEVQHGQLSAMTELFDRYHVPVYNFFLRLTMDRSTSEDLTQNLFYRIIRYRQSFSTTAGTFKSWMYQMARNLHADHCRNKQRMAAVERQTDSFEDIADLKHGFEESDFKKLKNALSALGSVDRELIVLSRYEGLKYADIAKMKNMSLGSVKVQIHRALKQLRHFYFNQENDR
- a CDS encoding anti-sigma factor family protein; this encodes MDCYKTESLLIDYIDEQLNASEKRAVEQHLQGCESCSIVLEEYRRLFGSIEKHAEEKPGPALREKFDIMLKTELAIATTANIAKDETKAKVLPLKQRPLWLSVAASVILVVMGAVAGMQIKTHDQPAVEITELRTEIKEMKEALLFSMLNEESASDRIQAVSYADEISNPDSKVINALLGVMNEDKNVNVRLAALYSIARYADQFKLSDSLVASLKRQTEPLMQIALINILTEKKENKAVGPIKEILQDKRTLQPVKEIAAKGLHLL
- a CDS encoding DUF4097 family beta strand repeat-containing protein, which produces MKKINYLFTLIIALGLCVFTNAQEYKIPVQNTKEGKITLNDFPHDLPVEGYNGNEIIIVSDKGGEPPARAKGLQPVYAGGTDNTGLAVSVEKNGNNITLQCLLPITKSANYKIKVPDNFNVEINNECGNAGDVKVANIKGEVAVKNCQAVEVKNVSGPLVLSTISGDINISFSGLPKERSISIASISGEIDVTLPGTAAMNIEIQTISGAIYSDFDFPADDKKIKRIGGNMIKSSLNGGGASVKITNVSGNIYLRKAK
- a CDS encoding DUF4097 family beta strand repeat-containing protein gives rise to the protein MKNTIAIILFCLMTCLTQAQKIVEKHINYKAAQSVKLNIQIADSIRIITWDKNEVYAKASVDINNNKDNDVYVTTFDETGDNIIVTAHFDEAKTKAAKENDTCRCCCNYNSKIYWDVYVPEASVFSVETINGNIIIEGRTQSMKVHTISGFIDLAFATQRKADFKMSTISGTIYTDLAINKASDKHKNSILTQYNGGGEVIELETISGDIYLRKTP
- a CDS encoding TonB-dependent receptor domain-containing protein — encoded protein: MNTGCIAFFLSILFICTTLQSFAIQQRDSSVLQFTVVNETQQPVESAVVNVLDNTKNLLKTDLTDAQGEFSIMLANGGYWCVIGYTGYAADTFFVTLPLIADDKALTIHLQPVSKNLQNVTVTAARQLIQFERGKVVVNVDASPSNAGASILDVLEKSPGVTVDRNGSISLKAKANVLVMIDGKQTFLSGADLNNLLSSMSASQVDQVELIANPSARYDASGNAGIINIKTKKSRQKGFNGNVTTAYSQGRYPKSNNSMVLNYRTSAINTYLNYSYNYNKSYSDLYALRTYTDENGKAIATLDQPTLFKSASDNHSVKSGIDFYVSTKTTVGVAFTGIFTKRTGSSFATAQWLNENGTPDSSLTTSSATNYRLTNSGVNLNARHAFNNKDEISIDLDALHYNISNKQFFVNNFTNSSATDASDGYLPATLKIYTGKVDYTKQLTRGKIETGWKTSHINTDNLATYQYYDGFTWQPDYNKSNHFIYRENIHAFYANAEQQAGKFTAQAGVRYESTAYKAKQFDNPTRKDSAFTRRYDGLFPSANITWQADSSNSFTVTAGRRIDRPAFQRLNPFVFIINKYTYETGNPYFRPQYSWNLELTHQYKNYLTTTVSYSVIKDYFSQLFLTDSSGILYYSQGNVGKAFIAGLSLATQVSLFKWWNTSTQAVINYKKLDGYVWNNFASSVLQFNISTNNQFRINDSYTAELSGFYTGRSRNDLQEALLPTGQLNIGLSKTILKKKGTLRFNIRDIFHTQVMEGNTDFQNADEYFIIRRDSRVISVAFTYRFGKTFKTTKRSGGAEAEMERVNG